In the genome of Vicia villosa cultivar HV-30 ecotype Madison, WI linkage group LG7, Vvil1.0, whole genome shotgun sequence, one region contains:
- the LOC131615650 gene encoding scarecrow-like transcription factor PAT1 has translation MQASERHRSMSMYYQPLQQIESYCLPQYRNLNHQLYNNDGGNGTHFSAPNSSDFYCTLESSSAAGSFAVYNSPSTVSFSTNDSPMSQQDCQTCPQDRYHSPDDTYDSPMSGSCVTEDLSSFKHKLRELENVMFGPDSDNLDSYDSAISNGTGFVSLEMDSWRQTMVAISSKNLKHILTACAKAIAENDLLMAQWLMDELRQMVSVSGEPIQRLGAYMLEGLIARLSASGSSIYKSLRCKEPESTELLSYMNILYEVCPYFKFGYMSANGAIAEAMKNEVRVHIIDFQIAQGSQWISLIQAFAARPGGPPHIRITGIDDSTSAYARGGGLHIVEKRLSKLAQHFKVPFQFHAAAISGCDVQLHNLGVRPGEALAVNFAFMLHHMPDESVSTQNHRDRLLRLVKSLSPKVVTLVEQESNTNTAAFFPRFLETMDYYTAMFESIDVTLPREHKERINVEQHCLARDLVNIIACEGVERVERHELLGKWRSRFAMAGFTPYPLSSLVNGTIKKLLENYSDRYRLEERDGALYLGWMNRDLVASCAWK, from the coding sequence ATGCAGGCATCGGAGCGGCATAGAAGTATGAGTATGTACTATCAGCCATTGCAGCAAATTGAGTCCTATTGCTTGCCGCAGTATCGAAATCTAAATCATCAGCTATACAACAATGATGGAGGCAATGGAACTCACTTCTCAGCTCCAAATTCTTCTGACTTTTACTGCACGTTGGAGTCGTCTTCTGCAGCTGGAAGTTTTGCGGTTTACAACTCTCCTTCGACTGTTAGTTTCTCGACTAATGATAGTCCTATGTCGCAGCAAGATTGTCAGACGTGTCCACAAGATCGTTATCACTCCCCCGATGATACCTATGACTCGCCGATGAGTGGATCCTGCGTAACCGAAGATTTAAGTAGCTTCAAGCACAAGCTAAGAGAATTGGAAAATGTGATGTTTGGTCCTGACTCTGATAATCTTGATAGTTACGACAGCGCCATCAGCAACGGAACTGGTTTTGTTTCACTTGAAATGGACAGTTGGAGACAAACAATGGTAGCGATTTCGAGTAAAAATCTAAAGCACATCCTTACTGCATGCGCAAAAGCTATTGCAGAAAATGATTTGCTAATGGCACAATGGTTGATGGACGAATTACGGCAGATGGTTTCCGTTTCTGGCGAACCGATTCAAAGATTGGGAGCATACATGTTGGAAGGACTCATTGCACGATTGTCTGCGTCCGGGAGTTCAATCTACAAATCTCTAAGATGTAAAGAACCGGAAAGTACCGAACTTCTCTCTTACATGAACATACTTTATGAGGTTTGCCCTTACTTCAAATTTGGATACATGTCTGCAAATGGAGCCATAGCAGAAGCCATGAAAAATGAAGTAAGGGTTCATATAATCGATTTCCAAATTGCTCAAGGAAGCCAATGGATTTCGTTGATTCAAGCTTTTGCAGCTAGGCCCGGTGGGCCGCCGCACATCCGCATTACAGGTATCGATGATTCGACATCAGCTTATGCACGTGGAGGTGGACTACATATAGTTGAAAAGAGATTATCAAAGCTTGCTCAGCATTTCAAGGTGCCATTTCAATTTCATGCTGCAGCTATCTCAGGTTGCGATGTCCAACTACATAACCTCGGAGTTCGGCCGGGGGAAGCTCTGGCAGTAAATTTTGCATTCATGCTACATCACATGCCAGACGAGAGTGTCAGCACTCAGAATCATCGAGACAGGCTCTTAAGATTGGTTAAGAGCCTATCACCGAAAGTCGTGACGCTTGTTGAGCAAGAATCTAACACAAACACTGCTGCATTCTTTCCGCGTTTTCTCGAAACTATGGACTATTACACAGCAATGTTCGAGTCAATAGACGTGACTCTTCCGAGAGAACATAAAGAGAGGATCAATGTTGAGCAGCATTGTTTGGCAAGAGACTTAGTTAACATCATAGCTTGTGAAGGGGTCGAGAGAGTGGAACGACACGAGTTGCTTGGGAAGTGGAGGTCGAGATTCGCAATGGCTGGTTTCACTCCTTACCCTTTGAGTTCTTTGGTGAATGGTACCATAAAGAAATTGCTTGAGAACTATAGTGATAGATATAGACTTGAAGAGAGAGACGGAGCTTTATATCTTGGTTGGATGAATAGAGATTTGGTTGCTTCTTGTGCTTGGAAATGA
- the LOC131615649 gene encoding WRKY transcription factor 1-like produces MVSSQGNADQNGSTDKEQQQVSPQKEIALSQEVDDAAKNESSDSDGNAMANELPPSPDSSPLETHSQSPGTPSNELPPSQSSQRASAVIREKVTSDGYNWRKYGQKSLKAEGFKRCYYKCSYPNCPAKKKFVMSPDGNFENYTYAGQHSHPIPQSNTIPSVERVLPAVEQGPQQSSLADMEGQDKSSVECESTPQRISPLRCCPPSNASETPDSKRQKTDDNNTHTVGVDMSTGESRFVVHTPSASGIVEDGYRWRKYGQKNVKGNENPRNYYRCTSPGCHVKKHVEKSSENPINIITTYEGEHDHEPPTARRVPCNTSKPKNKSGGDSVCVAIVPFQAVVFPNDVLENNLSEEEQQNENPTTKDDPEEEQQNEDAGTKDDPVSNNAVISEPSAEVPCTSNEHDTVKVSGHDTPSTTCELNKVPEDGASD; encoded by the exons ATGGTTTCTTCGCAAGGAAATGCTGATCAAAACGGTTCGACTGATAAAGAACAGCAGCAAGTGAGTCCTCAGAAGGAGATCGCGTTGTCACAAGAGGTTGATGATGCAGCTAAAAATGAATCATCGGATTCTGATGGCAATGCCATGGCGAATGAGTTGCCTCCGTCGCCAGACTCTTCGCCGCTCGAGACACATTCCCAGAGCCCAGGTACTCCTTCGAATGAATTGCCTCCGTCGCAGTCTAGTCAGCGCGCTTCCGCTGTAATACGCGAAAAGGTAACGTCAGATGGCTATAACTGGCGAAAGTATGGCCAGAAAAGCCTCAAGGCGGAAGGATTTAAAAGGTGCTATTACAAATGTTCGTATCCAAACTGCCCGGCGAAAAAGAAATTTGTGATGTCACCCGATGGAAACTTCGAAAATTACACTTACGCCGGTCAGCATAGTCATCCTATACCTCAATCGAACACCATACCATCGGTTGAACGTGTTCTTCCTGCTGTTGAACAAGGACCGCAGCAATCCTCTTTGGCCGACATGGAAGGTCAAG ACAAATCATCGGTTGAGTGTGAATCTACGCCTCAACGGATCAGTCCTTTACGTTGCTGTCCACCTTCAAATGCTTCCGAAACTCCTGACTCAAAGCGGCA GAAGACAGACGACAATAACACTCATACCGTTGGAGTTGACATGTCAACTGGTGAATCTCGCTTCGTTGTTCATACTCCAAGTGCATCCGGAATCGTAGAAGATGGGTATCGCTGGCGCAAATACGGGCAAAAAAACGTTAAAGGGAATGAAAATCCAAG AAACTATTATCGATGCACGTCTCCTGGATGCCATGTCAAAAAGCATGTTGAAAAATCCTCTGAGAATCCAATAAATATCATAACTACATATGAGGGAGAACATGATCACGAACCCCCTACTGCAAGACGCGTTCCTTGTAATACAAGCAAGCCGAAAAACAAATCTGGAGGCGATAGTGTTTGTGTCGCTATAGTTCCGTTTCAAGCGGTCGTGTTTCCTAACGATGTTCTTGAAAATAATTTATCCGAGGAAGAGCAACAAAATGAAAACCCTACTACCAAAGACGATCCCGAAGAAGAGCAACAAAATGAAGACGCTGGTACCAAAGACGATCCTGTCAGCAACAATGCCGTGATATCCGAGCCAAGTGCCGAAGTTCCATGCACATCAAATGAACATGATACTGTTAAGGTTTCTGGCCATGATACTCCTAGTACTACATGTGAACTCAATAAGGTTCCTGAAGATGGAGCTAGTGATTGA